From one Papio anubis isolate 15944 chromosome 12, Panubis1.0, whole genome shotgun sequence genomic stretch:
- the KCNE3 gene encoding potassium voltage-gated channel subfamily E member 3 isoform X2: METTNGTETWYESLHAVLKALNATLHSNLLCRPGPGLGPDNQTEERPASLPGRDDNSYMYILFVMFLFAVTVGSLILGYTRSRKVDKRSDPYHVYIKNRVSMI, encoded by the coding sequence ATGGAGACTACCAATGGAACTGAGACTTGGTATGAGAGCCTACATGCCGTGCTGAAGGCTTTAAATGCCACTCTTCACAGCAATTTGCTCTGCcggccagggccagggctggggccagACAACCAGACTGAAGAGCGACCGGCCAGCCTACCTGGCCGTGATGACAACTCCTACATGTACATTCTCTTTGTCATGTTTCTATTTGCTGTCACTGTGGGCAGCCTCATCCTGGGATATACCCGCTCCCGCAAAGTGGACAAGCGTAGTGACCCCTATCATGTGTATATCAAGAACCGTGTGTCTATGATCTAA